The sequence ttatactacagaactcagtttggaaaTAAAAGTAGTTTTAATTTGCTTTGTGGGTCTGGTTTACCAGGCTGCCCTCATGTCACCCTCATGAGTGCAACAAAATATTGTTTATTCCAACAATATAAAACTACAAGTAGTAATATTCATAAAAACCTGCAGAATATAAATAACTTCGAACTAAAAGCCCCATTAAACAAACAGAGAAGGGAGTCATGTCTTTTATTACTGTAACATAAGAAATCAGAGGAAATTTATGTTAAGATCAATTAGATTTGGTTTAAATTTTTGCTTTGCTGCACGTTCAGTGCTCgtttgagcttcaaacctgccGTTAAAATATCTTCAAAGCCAATATGGGTTCTCAGAACTGGATGTGACACGTGAGTATTAAATACTGCATCTGACTTAactgaaatcattttgaaaatgtTTATTTCACTTTTGCAACAGATTTATTTTCGATTCAAACGAAATCCTGAACAGAAATGTACAGCAGCTACAGCAAAATTTGACCAACGATTATTTACAAGCCTTTGAAATTGCCTCATGAATTTAAATCAGATTCAGCCGACACACATACAAATAATTCGTCGTATTTTCAGTGTATAATTAATTTTTAAGTGTCTGGACAGCGCCTCCGGATCAATGGCGCATCCGCAGCTGTCACCGTGGGTCCCCGGAGCACTACAAAAGATGACTCAGATATGCATTTCATTTGTATTTTGATTTGTGCACTTTGAGGGAGAAAAGGTGAATTTTTGTGTCTTTACGTGCCGGCGCACTTGCAGATAAGTTCTCTCAAAGTTTTGCGCAGCTCCTGGCTGCGGTACGCGTAAATGAGCGGGTCGATGAGCGAGTTACAGATGATGAGGATGAGGAAGAAGTTGAAGTTCCGGAAGTAGCAGTCGCAGTAGGGGTTAGTGGGGCAGGCGAGGATGAGGATAAGGTGAAGGAAGAACGGACTCCAGCACACGATGAAAACCCCGAGCAGGATGGTGAGGGTGATGGCGCCCTTCATGCTCGTGGAGTGTCGCCCTTCTTTGGAAAAAGCCACGATGCGCCGCGAATGCACGTGCGCCAAGAAGAACATGTGCAGGTAGAGCGCGGCGGTGAAGACCAGCGTGACGCAGAAGAACGCCACCAGGCTCACGATGACCGCGTTGTCGGTGTGGTAGACGATGAAGAGGATGCTGGAGGCGATGCTGACCAGCCACACCAGCGCAATGATGGTGCCGGCGCGCTGCGCGGTCATGATGCTGTGGTAGCGCAACGCGTAAAAGATGGTGATATAGCGATCCGCCGCGATGGTGCACAAGAAGGACAGCGAGGACACAACGGAGGTGCAGATCATCACGTCGATGATGTTGTCCAGCAGGCGCAGCATGTGTGGGTGCACGGCCAGCAGGCCGTGGTCGTTGACGAGCATGCACACGGTCTCCATGATGTTACTGACGCTGACCAGCATGTCGGACAGAGCCAGGCAGCAGATGAAGTAGTACATCGGAGAGTGCAGGTTTCGGTTTTTGGTGATAGCCACAACCACCAATATGTTCTCCACCAAGCTGATGAGTCCCAGCGCCAGAAACAGCTCCTGGGGGATCCAGATCTGCACACATCCCAACGGATGTCTCTCTTCGACGGTGGAGTTAGTTTCGTTCTCCTCCATAAAGTCATTCAGCTCCACGCGGAGGATGGAGTTCATGTGGGACAAGTTGGAGACCTCCATGTTCGCTCAGCAGCAGTGCGTTAAAGCTTGAACCGGTCATCAGCAGGTAGAGGTCAGATCGATTCACCAGCACCAGGATCAATCCTCCAAACAGCCACAAAGCTCACTTTATATGACGAATTATTCTGTCAGCGAAAGTCAAATAAACGTCCAGAGTCTGTGCGTAAAACTGCTCTCCTGCCGCGCAAATCCAAACTACTGCCCTGCTCACATCCTGCGTCCTATTTTCTTTCACATGCCCCACCCACAGCCCCACTTTAGATCTCCACAGAGGGACCAGTGTTTTGAACAGAAGatgaacattttctctctctctcagacacaGTGTGAAGCAGCTCATTTTACGTGTGTTGTCACTAATGTAACAGCTAAATATTCATTGTGGCATTATAGCAATAACGACTTGGGCTCAGTTACTGTTTACTCACATCATTCATTAATTTAATACAaaggaaagtttaaaaaaaatacataaatattaaaTCTTAGCCTGAAATCTATTTGGAACACGTGTTGTTCCAAATACATTTCCAAAAATTCCATATCTATTTGGAACACTAGTGTTTCCTCTCCAGGAACCATCATTAcattatcgtggtggagaggtttttgTGCCCCTATgaacctttgtgctcctggtagggtctcccatggcaaattggactCAGGGGAGGGGCCAGACTAAAAAGGGTTCACAATGGGTCCATGAAAAAACGAGGCTGACTTCTTTGtgtgtatgcaccgaacagcagttcaGACTTGTAAGTCTTCTTGAAGTCCCTCACTGGAGTTCTGCAAGAGGCACCAGGAGAGGACTCCACTGTTCTGTTCAacacacctggagaggcgtgactGGGAGGTACGGCCTTCCTGATCTAAACCAGAGCAGGCGTTTGTTATTGGAAAGTTTAGAATTTGGAGTTTAGAATACAAAcgatttcactttctgaaataactgacaaaaaatattgaacttcTTCTCAATATGAGCATTATTACCTTTACAAGATTATTTCTTTACAATAAAGTTTATTGGCTCCTGGAAGATCTGTTGATATATGACACTTCAAATCCCTGATAcacaagcacaaaacaaaaacggGGGGACTCAGTACTGCCATCATTAAAAGGCTTCCACTGACAAAATTATTGATAATTCCATCAGAAATATAAGGTTTAGTTGTCTCCAaagttaaatatttacatattcatTATTGTGTAAATATTTCATAATATAGTTTTTACTTCAACAGGATCAAACAGTGATCATGTATGGAAAAACCTTTTCTTTGGCAGACTGCTGAAATTTGCCCTGAACACATTTGACTCCACTGCAGAAAACTCCTATCGATAGAAATAAATCAGTGTAAAAATACTGTCAAGCTGTTGTCAGCTtccttgaaatgacattaaaacaGTGCTTATTTTTAGTGAACACGCAATATTAGAAATCAAAAGAATAAACAATACAGATGCAGCACTGCAAGTCGAAGGAGAAGCTGGAGCCAAAATGCCCTTTATTATAAATGACTTTGGTGGCAGGGATAGTTCAAACTGTTGTCTCATCCTGGGAGAACATTGGTCATTAAAGTGAAGAGAACATCTTAGGGACAAAATAATTATAAAAACCATAAGTAATCTGACATCCCCCTGAATCTGTTCTATAATTTATTAAATTCATGACATAACTTATGGTCAGTTATATAGGTTTGCTCATTTTTACACCAAATGTTATCTTCAGTACGTAATCACACCGTCTCTGTCCTCTCTCAGTCCCACTCGTCCTCATCTCTGTCGGGGTTGTCTTCTCGTGGTGGCTCTTGAAATCTGATGTTTGCCAGCATGTCCCTCATGGCCACCATTAGGCGATTTACTTCCTGGTTCAGTTCCTGACCAGCTCGAGCCACTTCCAAGTCGTCCACCTGCCTTTGTCCGCCCTTAATGTGGAAGGACATTGATTAGTGCGTAAGCTCCAAGCATCCAGGTACATTCTCCATTAGCTTCTGGACTTTGCTGTGACTAACAATACTGTACAGAAGACTTCACATCAGTGTTTCTGCATAAATGTGGTTTTTGCAGTTTTATTCTTCATTATTATTCAATAAATGACCACACTGGAGTTCTTCAAATATACAGGTGCATCTCTAAAGAATACAATattaaaaagttcaatatttttttgccaggtttttttccccccccaaaagtggcatatacagtgaggaaacaccctgtgattttgcaagttatcccacttagaaatcatggaggggtctgaaattttcatcttag comes from Thalassophryne amazonica chromosome 2, fThaAma1.1, whole genome shotgun sequence and encodes:
- the mc1r gene encoding melanocyte-stimulating hormone receptor, with product MEVSNLSHMNSILRVELNDFMEENETNSTVEERHPLGCVQIWIPQELFLALGLISLVENILVVVAITKNRNLHSPMYYFICCLALSDMLVSVSNIMETVCMLVNDHGLLAVHPHMLRLLDNIIDVMICTSVVSSLSFLCTIAADRYITIFYALRYHSIMTAQRAGTIIALVWLVSIASSILFIVYHTDNAVIVSLVAFFCVTLVFTAALYLHMFFLAHVHSRRIVAFSKEGRHSTSMKGAITLTILLGVFIVCWSPFFLHLILILACPTNPYCDCYFRNFNFFLILIICNSLIDPLIYAYRSQELRKTLRELICKCAGT